One Roseburia rectibacter DNA window includes the following coding sequences:
- a CDS encoding RluA family pseudouridine synthase, with amino-acid sequence MIRKFNYRIEPEYDSFSIREYLSLKGYPNAVFVQLKKTPESVLLNGEWVYMRTRISAGDELFIHLEENTSSAHILPVSLPLSICYEDEDILAVDKPAYMPIHPSLNHYDHTLANAVCGYYNDQNIPYTFRCVNRLDRDTTGLTLIAKHMLSSAILSTAAARREISREYIAIVSGKTPESGTIDAPIGRVDGSTIERQIDYKNGERAVTHYERLAYHDGLSLLSLHLETGRTHQIRVHLKSIGHPLIGDFLYNPTDKTIKRQALHSYRLTFSHPITGGLLVLTAPLPDDMHCLFPDFS; translated from the coding sequence ATGATTCGAAAATTTAACTACCGGATAGAGCCGGAATATGATTCTTTCAGCATTCGTGAGTATCTCTCTCTAAAAGGATATCCAAATGCTGTTTTCGTACAACTGAAAAAGACACCCGAAAGCGTCCTGTTAAACGGGGAATGGGTTTACATGCGCACACGTATATCTGCCGGCGACGAACTTTTTATCCACCTGGAAGAAAATACATCCTCCGCACATATTCTGCCAGTTTCCCTGCCGCTTTCCATCTGTTATGAAGACGAGGACATCCTTGCTGTGGATAAACCGGCATATATGCCCATCCATCCGTCCCTCAACCACTACGACCATACACTTGCGAATGCTGTATGTGGCTATTATAACGACCAGAATATCCCTTATACATTCCGCTGTGTCAATCGTCTCGACCGTGACACAACCGGGCTGACCCTCATTGCAAAGCACATGTTAAGTTCTGCTATATTAAGTACCGCAGCAGCCAGACGCGAGATATCAAGAGAATATATCGCCATTGTCTCCGGAAAAACACCTGAATCTGGAACGATCGATGCTCCGATCGGACGCGTGGATGGATCGACGATCGAACGCCAGATCGACTATAAAAACGGAGAACGTGCCGTCACACATTATGAACGCCTTGCTTATCACGATGGTTTATCTCTGCTGTCGCTGCATTTAGAGACCGGTCGTACACACCAGATCCGCGTTCACTTAAAATCGATCGGTCATCCACTGATCGGGGATTTTCTTTATAATCCAACAGATAAAACAATAAAGCGGCAGGCTCTTCACTCCTACCGCTTAACATTTTCACATCCTATCACAGGCGGGCTGCTCGTTCTCACTGCTCCTCTTCCAGACGATATGCACTGCCTTTTTCCAGATTTTTCCTGA
- a CDS encoding ATP-dependent helicase gives MSFNASQTRAIHHKNGPMLVLAGPGSGKTLVITERTKYLIEECGIDPAQILVITFTKAAATEMKRRFQRKMNRSCPVTFGTFHAVYFAILKHAYNYSADNIAREEQRYQCMREIIAKEHLTYEDETEFITSLLGEISLVKNSGIQIANYYSKNCAETVFRKVYREYHEFLYKNRLIDFDDMLVYTKELFEQRPDILAAWQNKYRYILIDEFQDINRIQYDIIKMLAGERKNLFIVGDDDQSIYRFRGAKPEIMLHFKDDYPEAETVLLDVNYRSVKNIVTSAGYLIGHNKERFQKKIEAADQGDIPVEWQLFESQRKENARIIWDIQEAVEKGAKYEEFAVLFRTNTQPRLLMEQLMEYNIPFRTRDTVPNLYEHWIAKDIFAYIRIAMGSRGRRDFLQIMNRPKRYISRESLDEETVAFDVWEWYYEEQPWVAKRIEKLEGDIRMLERLSPYAAINYIRKAIGYDEFCTEYADYRRIKADDLFDVLDELLDAAREYKTYDAWFDHIENYTKELKEFYRVQNQNPNSVALATLHSAKGLEYENVYIIDVNEGVMPYKKAVLEQEIEEERRMFYVGMTRAKKNLHLFSVKQLNHKDAEISRFIKEAQN, from the coding sequence ATGAGCTTTAATGCATCACAGACACGGGCAATCCATCATAAAAATGGACCCATGCTCGTTCTCGCCGGACCAGGTTCCGGAAAAACCCTTGTAATTACGGAACGCACGAAATATCTGATCGAAGAGTGTGGGATAGATCCAGCGCAGATTCTTGTTATCACATTTACAAAAGCTGCGGCAACAGAGATGAAACGCAGGTTTCAGCGGAAGATGAACAGATCATGTCCGGTAACATTTGGTACATTCCATGCGGTTTATTTTGCAATCTTAAAGCATGCATATAATTACAGTGCGGATAATATTGCGAGAGAGGAACAACGCTATCAGTGTATGAGAGAGATCATAGCGAAGGAACATCTGACCTATGAGGATGAGACGGAATTTATCACTTCCTTGCTGGGGGAGATCAGTCTGGTCAAAAATTCAGGAATACAGATCGCAAATTATTATTCGAAAAACTGTGCGGAAACTGTGTTCCGGAAGGTGTACCGTGAATATCATGAGTTTTTGTATAAAAACAGACTGATCGATTTTGATGATATGCTGGTATACACGAAAGAACTTTTTGAGCAGCGCCCCGATATCCTTGCGGCGTGGCAGAATAAATACCGTTATATTCTGATTGATGAGTTCCAGGATATCAACCGGATTCAGTATGATATTATAAAAATGCTGGCAGGAGAGCGTAAAAATCTGTTTATCGTGGGAGACGATGACCAGTCAATCTATCGTTTCCGGGGCGCGAAGCCGGAGATCATGTTACACTTTAAAGATGATTACCCGGAGGCGGAGACGGTTCTTTTAGATGTGAATTACCGTTCCGTAAAAAACATTGTGACAAGTGCCGGATATCTCATCGGCCACAATAAGGAACGCTTTCAGAAAAAAATAGAGGCGGCGGATCAGGGGGATATCCCGGTTGAATGGCAGTTGTTTGAAAGCCAGCGCAAAGAAAATGCAAGAATCATCTGGGATATTCAGGAGGCGGTGGAGAAAGGCGCAAAATATGAAGAATTTGCAGTGCTTTTCCGCACCAATACACAGCCGCGACTTCTGATGGAACAGCTGATGGAGTATAATATTCCATTCCGAACGAGAGATACCGTGCCGAACTTATACGAGCACTGGATCGCAAAAGATATCTTTGCATACATAAGGATTGCGATGGGAAGCAGGGGACGCAGGGATTTCCTGCAGATCATGAACCGTCCGAAACGCTATATCAGCCGGGAATCGCTAGACGAGGAGACCGTGGCATTTGATGTGTGGGAGTGGTACTATGAGGAACAGCCGTGGGTGGCAAAGCGCATCGAAAAATTAGAGGGCGATATCCGTATGTTAGAGAGATTAAGTCCGTATGCGGCGATCAATTACATCCGGAAGGCAATCGGATATGATGAGTTTTGTACAGAATATGCGGATTACAGACGTATCAAAGCGGATGATCTGTTTGATGTTTTGGATGAGCTCCTGGATGCAGCGAGGGAATATAAGACTTATGATGCGTGGTTTGACCACATTGAAAATTATACGAAAGAGTTAAAAGAATTTTATCGTGTGCAGAACCAGAATCCAAACAGTGTAGCGTTAGCAACATTGCATAGTGCAAAAGGGTTAGAATATGAGAATGTATACATCATTGACGTCAATGAAGGAGTTATGCCATACAAAAAAGCAGTGTTAGAACAGGAAATAGAAGAAGAGCGAAGGATGTTTTATGTAGGGATGACGCGTGCAAAAAAAAATCTGCATCTTTTTTCGGTAAAACAACTGAACCATAAAGATGCAGAAATTTCGCGCTTCATCAAAGAAGCTCAGAACTAA
- a CDS encoding extracellular solute-binding protein produces the protein MKKRIVAGMLFTTILCMAFGGCGNTADQKSTNSDGAVESVVPGAEASTEIAFGDMEADNGVVQLKVWSEEDNFDMLNQMIDSFKQKYAGEAKLEITLEQNADSDTKDVLLGDIHNGADVFSFADDQLSAMVAAGALYPVPNADEVKNANLEEAVSAASINDTLYAYPMTADNGYFLYYDKNVLSDTDVQTMDGILAALDAAGKSFSMELNSGWYLYSFFGNTGLEFGINDDGVTNYCNWNSTDGAIKGIDVAQSILNITTNPAFISQPDGDFVTGVQNGTIGAGISGVWNAVSIKEAWGDDYGAVKLPTYTVAGQQIQMSSFTGYKMMGVNTYSKYPEWAAKLADWLTNEENQTIRFEERNQGPSNTNAAASDAVKQVPAIQAVIAQSEFGKLQRVGNSYWDACSAFGDTMAAGNPSGQDLQEIMDILVDGITASTAK, from the coding sequence ATGAAAAAAAGAATCGTTGCAGGAATGCTGTTTACGACAATCTTGTGTATGGCGTTCGGAGGCTGTGGAAATACGGCAGATCAGAAAAGTACAAACAGTGATGGCGCTGTGGAGTCAGTAGTACCGGGGGCAGAAGCATCTACAGAAATTGCTTTTGGAGATATGGAAGCGGATAACGGAGTGGTACAGCTGAAAGTCTGGTCAGAGGAAGATAATTTTGATATGTTAAACCAGATGATAGACAGTTTTAAACAGAAATATGCCGGGGAGGCAAAGCTTGAGATAACATTGGAGCAGAATGCAGATTCTGATACAAAGGATGTCTTATTAGGAGATATTCATAATGGTGCAGATGTTTTCTCGTTTGCGGATGACCAGCTTTCTGCAATGGTTGCAGCAGGTGCGTTATATCCGGTGCCAAATGCAGATGAGGTAAAAAATGCAAATTTAGAGGAGGCAGTTTCAGCTGCATCTATTAATGATACATTGTATGCTTATCCGATGACGGCAGATAATGGATATTTCCTTTATTATGATAAAAATGTTCTTTCTGATACAGATGTTCAGACGATGGATGGAATATTAGCAGCGCTGGATGCTGCCGGTAAATCGTTTTCCATGGAGTTAAATTCTGGATGGTATCTGTATTCGTTTTTTGGAAACACAGGTTTAGAGTTTGGTATCAATGATGATGGTGTGACAAACTATTGTAACTGGAATTCAACGGATGGAGCGATTAAGGGAATTGATGTAGCACAGTCTATTTTAAATATTACAACCAACCCGGCATTTATCAGTCAGCCGGATGGCGATTTTGTTACCGGAGTACAGAATGGTACAATCGGTGCCGGAATCAGTGGTGTATGGAATGCTGTTTCCATTAAAGAGGCTTGGGGAGACGACTATGGTGCAGTAAAGCTTCCGACCTATACAGTAGCAGGACAGCAGATACAGATGTCATCCTTTACCGGATATAAAATGATGGGTGTGAATACGTATTCAAAATATCCGGAATGGGCTGCAAAATTAGCAGACTGGCTTACAAACGAGGAAAACCAGACCATTCGTTTTGAAGAGAGAAATCAGGGACCGTCTAATACCAATGCGGCAGCGTCGGATGCTGTAAAACAGGTACCGGCAATCCAGGCTGTTATTGCACAGTCTGAGTTTGGTAAACTGCAGCGTGTTGGAAACAGTTACTGGGATGCATGTTCTGCATTTGGTGATACGATGGCAGCAGGCAATCCATCCGGACAGGATCTTCAGGAAATTATGGATATACTTGTTGATGGTATCACGGCATCCACGGCTAAATAA
- a CDS encoding DUF5662 family protein, producing MIKAWKHLCTILHHKNLVRAGCFKIGLYKQGLLHDMSKYTPTEFLVGCKYYQGTMSPNNAEREDKGYSSAWLHHKGRNKHHMEYWMDYGVGDGRDGQKPHRGICGMKMPIQYVAEMYVDRVSASKNYQRDKFRPDSPLQYYLKGRQHYILNEDTKAMLELLLVMLAVKGEDEVNHFLKYEVLKGKVPYEKEYLINFRKNLEKGSAYRLEEEQ from the coding sequence ATGATAAAGGCATGGAAACATTTATGTACGATCCTGCATCACAAAAATTTAGTCCGGGCAGGCTGTTTTAAAATCGGACTTTATAAACAGGGATTATTGCATGACATGTCAAAGTATACGCCGACAGAATTTTTAGTAGGATGTAAATATTATCAGGGAACGATGAGCCCTAATAATGCAGAACGTGAAGATAAAGGATATTCTTCGGCATGGCTTCACCATAAGGGAAGAAATAAGCACCATATGGAATACTGGATGGATTATGGTGTTGGTGATGGGAGAGATGGTCAGAAACCGCATCGTGGGATCTGTGGTATGAAGATGCCGATTCAGTATGTGGCGGAGATGTATGTGGATCGTGTTTCAGCATCAAAGAATTATCAGCGGGATAAATTCAGACCGGACAGCCCGCTTCAGTACTATTTAAAAGGCAGACAGCATTATATTTTAAATGAGGACACGAAAGCGATGTTAGAACTTTTACTGGTTATGCTGGCAGTAAAAGGGGAAGATGAAGTAAATCATTTTCTGAAATATGAGGTATTAAAAGGAAAGGTTCCTTATGAGAAAGAATACCTCATTAATTTCAGGAAAAATCTGGAAAAAGGCAGTGCATATCGTCTGGAAGAGGAGCAGTGA
- a CDS encoding spore coat associated protein CotJA: MRPYHMSGNAGRSCGRSPVSSAPNAESMPCMECISPSGNPSCDSDHVLAMAYVPWQQFSSVYEPDRALSAGTIFPELDKPFLAAKGGRCR; this comes from the coding sequence ATGAGACCTTATCATATGTCCGGGAATGCAGGTCGTTCCTGCGGACGTTCACCTGTTTCTTCTGCACCAAATGCAGAATCTATGCCTTGCATGGAATGTATCTCCCCTTCAGGGAATCCCAGTTGCGATTCAGATCATGTACTCGCCATGGCCTACGTTCCCTGGCAGCAATTTTCTTCTGTTTACGAACCGGATCGTGCACTTAGTGCAGGAACAATCTTTCCAGAACTGGATAAACCATTTTTAGCTGCAAAAGGAGGTAGATGCCGATGA
- a CDS encoding glycogen operon protein GlgX yields the protein MDYTIREGDYEKLGVQKKNDAVIFTFEGEKEENCSILFYGKKAEHVCRIPVPEEYCRGSVRSVAVAGKLWKNLRYNYEINGKIITDTYATRIIGREKWNDKTRSENDYFICGGAYPQSFDWGNDRQPEIKRQQMVMYKLHVRGFSMDDASCPRKERGTFRAVADKIPYLKALGVTTIELMPAYEFEEQIIPKKMTLPDYLKWDSQSDDLIKPEIVQPEKKINYWGYVPGNYFAPKASYSSSIDAASEFREMVRTLHQNGMECVMEFYFAPGMNQNVILDALRFWVREYHVDGFHLQGDALPVTAAAQDLLLSRTKLFYTHFDPILLENAKKYHHLYVYSDEYLYPARKMLNHMEGSLDELFCQQRKQNSVEGFVNYITNNNGFTLWDLFSYCEKHNLENGEDNCDGNCFNYSSNCGAEGNTRKRYIDNLRKKQVRNALTMEFLAQGVPLVLGGDEFLNSQQGNNNAYCQDNKTGWLNWKRQTKESWLYEFVKKLADFRREHPIIASDHPMELSDYGRKGFPDLSYHGENAWISSIPADRQAAGMLYCGEYEKKSDQTPDDYVYIGYNFHSGLSHLALPKLPQNKKWYLLMTTAVENSFLPEKRLLEDQHLLAIEGQSINIVIGI from the coding sequence ATGGATTACACGATCAGAGAAGGCGATTACGAAAAATTAGGAGTACAGAAAAAGAATGATGCAGTTATTTTCACATTTGAAGGGGAAAAAGAAGAAAACTGCAGCATTCTTTTTTATGGGAAAAAAGCAGAGCATGTCTGCAGAATTCCTGTACCGGAAGAATATTGCCGCGGATCAGTACGTTCTGTAGCTGTAGCCGGCAAGTTATGGAAAAATTTAAGATACAATTACGAGATAAATGGAAAAATCATTACGGATACCTATGCGACCCGTATTATAGGCAGAGAAAAATGGAACGATAAAACCCGCAGTGAGAATGATTATTTTATCTGTGGCGGTGCATATCCGCAGTCGTTTGACTGGGGAAATGACAGACAGCCGGAGATTAAACGACAGCAGATGGTTATGTATAAACTGCATGTGCGTGGCTTCTCCATGGATGATGCATCCTGCCCGAGAAAAGAGAGGGGGACATTTCGTGCAGTCGCAGACAAAATCCCGTATCTGAAGGCACTGGGTGTTACGACAATAGAGCTAATGCCTGCTTATGAGTTTGAAGAGCAGATAATACCAAAGAAAATGACGCTGCCGGATTATCTGAAATGGGACAGCCAGAGCGATGATCTGATCAAACCGGAAATAGTACAGCCGGAGAAAAAAATTAATTATTGGGGATATGTTCCGGGCAACTATTTTGCTCCAAAGGCTTCTTACAGCAGCAGTATAGATGCTGCGTCTGAGTTTCGGGAGATGGTGCGCACATTACATCAGAATGGAATGGAATGTGTGATGGAATTTTATTTCGCACCTGGGATGAATCAGAATGTGATTCTGGATGCACTGCGGTTCTGGGTACGGGAATATCATGTAGATGGATTTCATCTGCAGGGGGATGCACTGCCGGTTACAGCAGCAGCGCAGGATCTTCTGCTTAGCAGAACGAAGTTATTTTATACGCACTTTGATCCGATCCTGTTGGAAAATGCAAAGAAATATCATCATTTATATGTATATAGTGATGAATATCTGTATCCGGCAAGGAAAATGCTGAATCATATGGAAGGCAGTCTTGACGAGCTTTTCTGTCAGCAGAGAAAGCAAAACAGTGTGGAAGGTTTTGTCAATTACATTACAAATAATAACGGATTTACCTTGTGGGATCTGTTTTCCTACTGCGAAAAGCATAATTTGGAAAATGGTGAGGATAACTGCGATGGAAATTGCTTCAATTACAGCAGTAATTGCGGCGCAGAGGGAAATACGAGAAAAAGATATATAGATAATTTGCGGAAAAAACAGGTCAGAAATGCATTGACCATGGAGTTTTTGGCACAGGGAGTTCCACTGGTTCTGGGAGGAGACGAATTTTTAAATTCACAGCAGGGCAATAACAATGCGTATTGTCAGGACAATAAGACAGGCTGGCTGAATTGGAAAAGACAAACAAAAGAAAGCTGGCTGTATGAATTTGTGAAAAAACTTGCAGATTTCCGCAGGGAACATCCGATCATTGCTTCGGATCATCCGATGGAGCTAAGCGATTATGGGCGGAAAGGATTCCCGGATCTTTCCTATCATGGGGAGAATGCATGGATTTCTTCAATACCGGCTGACAGACAGGCTGCGGGAATGCTCTATTGCGGCGAATATGAGAAGAAGTCAGATCAGACACCGGATGATTATGTCTATATTGGTTATAATTTTCACAGTGGTCTGTCGCATCTTGCACTGCCAAAACTTCCGCAAAATAAAAAATGGTATCTTCTGATGACTACGGCAGTGGAAAATTCATTTCTGCCGGAAAAGAGACTCCTCGAAGATCAGCATCTTTTGGCAATCGAAGGGCAGTCAATCAACATTGTAATTGGAATATAA
- the gltX gene encoding glutamate--tRNA ligase, whose translation MSKVRTRFAPSPTGRMHVGNLRSALYEFLIAKHAGGDFMLRIEDTDQERFVEGAVDIIYHTLEETGLVHDEGPDKDGGYGPYVQSERMKTGIYMKYAKELVEKGEAYYCFCDKERLESLKTEVDGKEIMMYDKHCLHLSKEEVEANLAAGKPFVIRQNIPNEGTTTFHDELYGDITVDNAELDDMILIKSDGYPTYNFANVVDDHTMNITHVVRGNEYLSSSPKYQRLYDAFGWESPVYIHLPLITDENHKKLSKRSGHSSFEDLLEQGFLSEAVVNYISLLGWSPEDNREIFTLDELIKEFDYHRISKSPAVFDYTKLKWMNGEYIKAMDFDSFYEKAEPYIREVITKDLDLKKIAAMVKTRIEVFPDIKEHIDFFEALPEYDVAMYTHKKMKTNAETSLKVLKDVLPLLEAQEDYSNDALYATLLKYVEETGVKNGYVMWPIRTAVSGKQMTPGGATELMEVLGKEESIARIKKGIELLEQ comes from the coding sequence ATGAGCAAAGTAAGAACAAGATTTGCACCAAGTCCGACAGGAAGAATGCATGTGGGAAATCTGCGTTCTGCATTATATGAATTTTTGATCGCAAAACATGCAGGCGGCGACTTTATGCTTCGTATCGAGGATACGGATCAGGAGCGCTTTGTAGAAGGTGCAGTTGATATTATATATCATACCTTAGAGGAGACAGGCTTAGTACATGATGAGGGACCAGATAAAGATGGCGGTTATGGTCCATACGTACAGAGTGAGCGTATGAAGACCGGTATCTATATGAAATATGCAAAAGAACTGGTCGAAAAAGGCGAGGCATATTACTGCTTCTGTGATAAGGAGCGTTTAGAGTCTTTAAAAACAGAGGTGGATGGTAAAGAGATCATGATGTATGATAAACACTGCCTGCATCTGAGCAAAGAAGAAGTAGAAGCAAATCTTGCTGCTGGCAAACCATTTGTAATCCGTCAGAATATTCCAAATGAAGGAACAACAACATTTCATGATGAACTGTACGGAGATATTACGGTAGATAATGCTGAGCTTGACGATATGATCCTGATCAAATCTGACGGATATCCAACCTATAATTTTGCAAACGTGGTTGACGATCATACCATGAACATCACACATGTGGTACGTGGAAATGAGTATCTTTCCTCTTCGCCAAAATATCAGCGTCTGTATGATGCATTTGGCTGGGAATCACCGGTTTACATCCATCTGCCGCTGATCACGGATGAAAACCACAAGAAACTTTCTAAGAGAAGCGGACATTCTTCTTTTGAAGATTTGTTAGAGCAGGGATTTTTAAGTGAAGCAGTTGTAAACTATATCTCACTGCTTGGCTGGAGTCCGGAAGATAACAGAGAAATTTTTACCTTAGATGAGCTGATCAAAGAATTTGATTACCACAGAATCAGCAAATCACCGGCGGTTTTTGATTATACAAAATTAAAATGGATGAATGGTGAATACATCAAAGCTATGGATTTTGACAGCTTCTATGAAAAAGCAGAGCCATATATCCGCGAGGTGATTACAAAGGATCTTGATTTAAAGAAAATTGCAGCAATGGTAAAGACCAGAATCGAGGTATTCCCGGATATCAAAGAGCATATTGATTTCTTTGAGGCGCTTCCGGAATATGATGTGGCAATGTACACGCACAAGAAGATGAAAACAAACGCAGAAACATCTTTAAAGGTATTAAAGGATGTACTTCCACTGTTAGAAGCACAGGAAGATTACAGTAATGATGCATTGTATGCCACATTGTTAAAATACGTGGAAGAGACCGGCGTGAAGAATGGCTATGTAATGTGGCCGATCCGTACCGCTGTTTCCGGCAAACAGATGACACCGGGCGGAGCGACAGAGCTGATGGAGGTACTTGGAAAAGAAGAGTCCATTGCCCGCATCAAAAAGGGTATTGAATTGTTAGAACAGTAA
- a CDS encoding methyl-accepting chemotaxis protein: MKKQGRFSTKMIILIPVFVLGIVSIISSILAVRNIRKVNANATQIANGYMVCIADLGSIQTETEKIHRLGLSHIVATDLDSMISLVDVIRSEQTVLDGYLSDFEQFIDDSDRENYEAILSNYDGLKYEIANLMAYSANGNKEAAYALANGAISEYADKIDQNITAIQEIVNNNADTAKTQLTAVYNYSLTVSFITIAVSIASLLVAVFSVLKMVIVPLSKTQKEITGIIDGIDKREGDLTKRVTIMSNQEVAAVGSGINLFMGKLQDIFKTIIHNSKRMETVVNEVRESVMTSNSSVSDLSALTEELSATMQEMSDNASLINSNTESVAGEVNQIAERTTEINNYTKEMKGHADSMESAARSNMESTGTKVNEILEVLNRAIEDSNSVNQVNSLTDDILNIASQTNLLALNASIEAARAGDAGRGFAVVATEISQLAAASQEAANRIQQINSVVTQAVHNLADNANGLVQYMNESILPEFEEFVTAGSEYKNKATYIENAMNEFESKTDSLKNTMIEIQKSINTIAHAIEEGAKGVSNAADSTQVLVTDMENISSRMDENFEIATDLKKETAIFTKL; the protein is encoded by the coding sequence ATGAAAAAACAGGGACGTTTCAGCACAAAAATGATCATACTGATTCCAGTGTTTGTTCTTGGAATTGTGTCCATTATTTCGAGTATTCTGGCAGTAAGGAATATCCGTAAAGTCAATGCAAATGCAACACAGATCGCAAATGGCTATATGGTCTGTATCGCAGATTTGGGATCAATTCAGACAGAAACAGAAAAGATTCATCGGCTTGGATTGTCACATATTGTAGCAACAGATCTTGATTCCATGATTTCTCTTGTAGATGTCATCCGCTCAGAACAAACGGTGCTTGATGGATATCTGTCAGATTTTGAACAGTTTATAGATGATTCGGATCGTGAAAATTATGAAGCGATATTGTCAAATTATGATGGGTTAAAATATGAGATCGCAAATCTTATGGCATATAGTGCAAATGGAAATAAAGAGGCTGCCTATGCCTTGGCAAACGGCGCGATTTCAGAGTATGCAGACAAGATTGATCAGAATATCACGGCAATTCAGGAAATAGTAAATAACAATGCGGACACAGCAAAAACGCAGTTGACGGCTGTATATAATTATTCCCTGACTGTTAGTTTTATTACCATTGCGGTAAGTATAGCATCTCTGCTGGTTGCAGTATTTTCCGTATTAAAGATGGTAATTGTACCTCTTTCTAAAACACAGAAAGAGATTACCGGAATCATTGACGGTATTGATAAACGGGAAGGTGACCTGACTAAACGTGTGACAATCATGTCGAACCAGGAAGTGGCAGCAGTCGGCAGTGGCATTAACCTTTTCATGGGAAAATTACAGGATATTTTTAAGACGATCATTCATAATTCAAAACGTATGGAAACGGTAGTCAATGAAGTCCGTGAAAGTGTTATGACATCAAACAGCAGTGTGTCTGATCTGTCTGCATTAACGGAGGAACTTTCAGCTACCATGCAGGAGATGTCAGATAATGCTTCTTTGATCAATTCCAATACGGAATCTGTTGCGGGAGAGGTAAATCAGATTGCGGAGCGTACAACTGAGATTAATAATTATACGAAGGAAATGAAAGGTCATGCGGATTCCATGGAATCTGCTGCGCGTTCTAATATGGAATCTACCGGCACGAAAGTCAATGAGATTCTTGAGGTGTTAAACAGGGCGATTGAGGACAGTAACAGTGTAAATCAGGTAAATAGCCTGACGGATGATATTTTGAATATTGCAAGCCAGACAAACCTGCTTGCATTAAATGCATCTATTGAAGCAGCCAGAGCAGGGGATGCAGGACGCGGTTTTGCTGTTGTTGCAACAGAGATCAGTCAGCTTGCAGCTGCCAGTCAGGAAGCTGCAAACCGTATCCAGCAGATCAACAGTGTTGTAACTCAGGCAGTGCATAATTTAGCAGACAATGCAAATGGACTGGTACAATATATGAACGAGTCGATTCTTCCAGAGTTTGAAGAATTTGTAACGGCCGGAAGTGAGTATAAAAACAAGGCAACCTACATAGAGAATGCCATGAATGAATTCGAATCAAAGACGGATTCATTAAAGAACACAATGATTGAGATACAGAAATCGATCAATACGATTGCACATGCCATCGAGGAGGGGGCAAAAGGTGTCAGCAATGCGGCAGACAGTACACAGGTACTTGTTACAGATATGGAGAATATCTCAAGCCGTATGGATGAGAACTTTGAAATTGCAACCGATTTAAAGAAAGAAACGGCGATATTTACAAAACTATAA
- a CDS encoding spore coat protein CotJB — translation MPMMISQMNQSQLLHWIDMVSFAVVEITEYLDTHPDDENALKYFNHYADLRRTALRAYAQNYTPLTIDTANPDNYWCWASDPWPWEGGDC, via the coding sequence ATGCCGATGATGATCAGTCAGATGAATCAATCACAGCTTCTTCACTGGATCGACATGGTCAGCTTTGCAGTCGTGGAAATCACAGAATATCTTGACACTCATCCAGATGATGAAAATGCTTTAAAATATTTCAATCATTATGCTGATCTGCGGCGCACAGCGCTGCGCGCATACGCACAAAATTACACACCGCTTACCATCGACACTGCAAATCCGGATAATTACTGGTGCTGGGCATCAGACCCCTGGCCTTGGGAAGGAGGTGACTGTTAA
- a CDS encoding DUF1292 domain-containing protein: MSDFNQNNDDEDIVVTLDLDDGSQVECEILTIFTVGERDYIALLPLDENGEENEEGEVFIYRYSEDSEGNPSLDNIEDDDEYEAVSDRFDELLDEAAFEEMDD, encoded by the coding sequence ATGAGTGATTTCAACCAGAACAATGACGATGAAGATATCGTTGTAACCCTTGATCTTGACGACGGAAGTCAGGTAGAATGTGAAATTCTTACCATTTTTACTGTTGGCGAACGTGATTACATTGCACTTCTCCCACTCGATGAAAATGGCGAGGAGAACGAGGAAGGCGAAGTATTTATTTATCGTTATTCTGAGGACAGTGAAGGCAATCCTTCCCTTGATAATATCGAGGATGATGATGAATACGAAGCTGTATCCGACCGTTTTGACGAGCTTTTAGATGAAGCAGCCTTTGAGGAAATGGATGATTAG